A stretch of the Bradyrhizobium arachidis genome encodes the following:
- a CDS encoding ABC transporter permease: MKPSSAKAIEETHAAISDVVSIREQTTFQRLMTNQAIWVAVALLALVVFMTWLEPSFGTADNVTNITRNFAPLAIMSLGMTVVIITGGIDLSVGSVMGLVAIVTGILLTWNYPWYVAFAAGLLSGLACGAFNGFFVAYIGMPSFVVTLGMLSIARSLAVVISGNQMLYKFGPDAPIVRAIGQAKWPLRAPAGWAPSWIPEFSSHFWVMVILALILGAIFMFTAWARHLYAIGSNESAARLTGVPVDWIKFQAYVFSSFTASIASLLLLGYSGSAINAMGTGYELRVIAGTVIGGANLMGGYGTAFGAVIGSAFLEVIRNALLMAGIDSNWQGAFVGMFIVIAVLLGMQTSGTSLLATIREWVVWKRR, from the coding sequence GTGAAGCCTAGTTCCGCCAAAGCGATCGAAGAAACACACGCCGCAATCAGCGACGTCGTCAGCATTCGCGAGCAGACCACCTTCCAGCGACTGATGACCAATCAGGCAATCTGGGTGGCCGTCGCACTCCTTGCTCTGGTGGTGTTCATGACCTGGCTGGAACCGAGCTTCGGTACCGCCGATAACGTGACAAACATCACGCGCAACTTCGCTCCGCTCGCGATCATGAGTCTCGGCATGACCGTGGTGATCATCACGGGGGGCATCGATCTGTCCGTCGGCTCGGTCATGGGGCTCGTTGCCATTGTCACCGGGATCCTGCTGACCTGGAATTATCCCTGGTACGTTGCCTTCGCAGCCGGGCTCCTGTCGGGACTGGCATGCGGAGCCTTCAACGGCTTCTTCGTTGCTTACATTGGCATGCCGTCTTTCGTCGTGACGCTCGGCATGCTGTCGATCGCGCGCTCGCTGGCCGTCGTGATCTCCGGCAACCAGATGCTGTACAAGTTTGGTCCGGACGCACCCATCGTCAGGGCAATTGGCCAGGCGAAATGGCCGCTGCGTGCGCCGGCCGGGTGGGCGCCATCCTGGATTCCGGAGTTCTCTTCCCACTTTTGGGTGATGGTGATCCTTGCCCTCATTCTCGGTGCCATCTTCATGTTCACCGCCTGGGCGCGCCACCTCTATGCGATCGGCTCCAATGAAAGCGCCGCGCGTCTAACCGGCGTGCCGGTCGACTGGATCAAGTTCCAAGCCTATGTGTTCTCGTCTTTCACGGCCTCCATCGCCTCGCTGCTGCTCCTCGGCTACAGCGGCTCGGCCATCAACGCGATGGGGACCGGCTACGAGCTCCGTGTGATCGCCGGCACCGTCATCGGTGGCGCCAACCTGATGGGCGGCTATGGAACCGCCTTCGGTGCCGTGATTGGCTCAGCCTTCCTCGAGGTGATCCGCAACGCCCTCCTGATGGCTGGCATCGACTCGAACTGGCAAGGCGCATTCGTTGGCATGTTCATCGTCATTGCCGTGCTGCTCGGCATGCAGACGAGTGGGACGTCGCTTCTTGCTACGATCCGCGAGTGGGTCGTCTGGAAGCGTAGGTAG
- a CDS encoding ATP-binding cassette domain-containing protein produces MALLDVRSISKSFGAIRALSDVSFSVDAGEVVGLMGDNGAGKSTMVKLIAGNFPPTEGAIVVDGKACHFHRPIEARAEGIEVVYQELALADNLTAAENVFLGREIKKGFWPFRILDKQSMIGRAGELFAELKSETRPRDLVKKMSGGQRQAVAIARARLSNAKLVLMDEPTAAISVRQVAEVLELIRRLKSRGVSVMLISHRMPDVFTVCDRIIVLRRGSKVADKETAMTSPEQITGLITGAIREA; encoded by the coding sequence GTGGCTTTGCTTGATGTGCGAAGCATCTCGAAGAGCTTTGGTGCTATTCGGGCGCTGTCCGATGTCAGCTTTTCGGTTGATGCGGGGGAAGTGGTCGGGCTGATGGGCGACAACGGCGCCGGCAAGTCGACCATGGTGAAGCTGATTGCCGGAAACTTCCCGCCGACCGAGGGCGCTATCGTCGTCGATGGCAAGGCATGCCATTTCCACAGGCCGATCGAGGCCCGGGCGGAGGGCATCGAGGTTGTGTATCAGGAGCTCGCGCTCGCCGACAACCTCACCGCCGCGGAGAACGTCTTCCTCGGACGCGAAATCAAGAAGGGGTTCTGGCCGTTCCGCATTCTCGACAAGCAGTCGATGATCGGGCGTGCCGGCGAGCTCTTTGCCGAGCTCAAATCGGAGACGCGTCCCCGGGACCTCGTGAAGAAGATGTCGGGAGGACAGCGCCAGGCTGTTGCGATTGCCCGGGCCCGGCTGTCCAATGCCAAGCTCGTCCTGATGGACGAGCCGACCGCAGCGATTTCTGTGCGACAGGTCGCCGAGGTGCTCGAGCTCATCCGCCGGCTGAAGTCTCGTGGAGTATCGGTGATGCTGATCAGCCACCGCATGCCTGACGTCTTTACCGTCTGCGATCGTATCATTGTGCTCCGGCGTGGCTCAAAAGTGGCCGACAAGGAGACCGCGATGACCTCGCCGGAGCAGATCACCGGCCTGATTACGGGGGCGATCCGTGAAGCCTAG
- a CDS encoding substrate-binding domain-containing protein, with amino-acid sequence MHKHLLMAAVAFSALMGGQAFAQQKFTFALVPKNMNNPFFDQARDGCKKAEAESKGAFQCMYIGPGEHGGGEEQVQIVQDLVAKKVDGIAVAPANAAAMAVALQAAKGAGIPVLTWDSDVLPENKELRLAYIGTHNYEIGVNIAKIVQTIKPKGGTICIQSGGAAAANHNERMKGIRDTLSGKESAQSPGERLTGQNGWKEIDGCPLYTNDDFPLSVQQFQDIMAKNPSLDAFTPTGGFPQFVPDANRAAVAPFKDKIGKKDLALVVADTLPVQIDQMKEGLSLGQVGQRPFEMGYKTMFALKDVKEGKAPPKDPTYTGLDVCTSKNVDSCIAK; translated from the coding sequence GTGCATAAACATCTATTGATGGCCGCCGTGGCGTTTTCAGCGCTCATGGGAGGACAGGCCTTCGCGCAGCAGAAGTTTACCTTTGCGCTCGTTCCCAAGAACATGAACAATCCGTTCTTCGACCAGGCGCGGGACGGCTGCAAGAAGGCGGAAGCGGAGTCCAAGGGCGCCTTCCAGTGCATGTATATCGGCCCCGGCGAGCACGGAGGCGGCGAGGAGCAGGTGCAGATCGTGCAGGACCTCGTGGCCAAGAAGGTGGACGGCATCGCCGTGGCACCGGCCAACGCGGCAGCGATGGCCGTTGCGCTGCAGGCCGCCAAGGGCGCCGGCATTCCCGTGTTGACCTGGGACTCCGACGTTCTCCCCGAGAACAAGGAGCTGCGTCTTGCCTATATTGGCACCCACAACTACGAGATCGGCGTCAACATCGCCAAGATCGTGCAGACCATCAAGCCGAAGGGCGGCACGATCTGTATCCAGTCCGGTGGCGCAGCTGCAGCCAACCACAACGAGCGCATGAAGGGTATCCGTGATACGCTCTCCGGCAAGGAGTCCGCCCAATCGCCCGGGGAGCGGCTGACTGGACAGAATGGCTGGAAGGAGATCGACGGCTGCCCGCTCTACACCAACGACGATTTCCCTCTGTCGGTGCAGCAATTCCAGGACATCATGGCAAAGAACCCGAGCCTGGACGCGTTCACGCCGACGGGCGGTTTCCCGCAATTCGTGCCAGACGCTAACCGCGCTGCGGTCGCGCCCTTCAAGGACAAGATCGGCAAGAAGGACTTGGCGTTGGTGGTTGCCGATACGCTGCCGGTTCAGATCGATCAGATGAAGGAGGGGCTGTCGCTCGGCCAGGTCGGGCAGCGACCGTTCGAGATGGGCTACAAGACCATGTTCGCTTTGAAGGACGTCAAGGAAGGCAAGGCTCCGCCTAAAGATCCGACCTATACCGGCCTCGACGTCTGCACATCCAAGAACGTCGATAGCTGCATCGCGAAGTAG